The DNA sequence ATCACTATTCATGAGCTACGGTCTGGAAACAGACAGATAAACAGCGGAATCTTACTAAGAGGCTTTCGTTTGAACCATAATTAACGGTAACCTAAAAATTGACTtatcaaacattaatttatgaatTGGTTATAAATTGATTATCCTGtgatacaatattatattaatatataaaaataataatacatacagACATACATACAGTTTCTCCATTGCgctaaaaaacattttaagatatGTGAACAATAACTCCGAAGAGTATctcattaaaaacattcaatagaTAAAGTCAAGTTATATTCTAATTGAAATTCTCGAAGTGTTCAAATGAAAAGGCTTTTTTGAGAAGCTACTAAATATGTAGAAtaagtcagaagcttgaaaagtctgaaaaccagtctaaccaaggggtatcgtgttgcccaggtaactgggttgaggaggtcagataggcagttgctccttgtacaacactggtacttagctgaatccggttaaactggaagccgaccacaacatagttgggaaaagactaggccgatgatgactaaATATGTAACAATCTATATATGAAATtgtcgtgtcacggtgtacgtaatgGAACTCCGAAATGaccgatttttaataaattttgtctgcgtatattgggtaggtctgtgaatcggataatatttattttccaaatccccatttttcttttttagaatttatttgtaattcaaaaAACCTTTGCTAGGGACATATGTACAAGACTAGCTGATTTAGCGAAATTCGTTCTGACTAGCTGTTAATCTACACCATCCAGAACTCCACCCACCACAAAAATTCGTTTAAAGCGGTCCAGTCGTTTAGGAGAAATCATATCATCAGTGACATACCTATGTATAGaagaattacatttaaaacatcgaATGTCGTGATAGCCTTGTAGTTCCATGTATGGATTTGTTTGGCAATAGTGTAGGTTCGAATAcaattccattttaaaattctcTCCAGCATAAAATATGTCACATTACAATTCGTAGATTAGTAGGTAAAGCGACTTGCACGTTTCgaagtcgcaggttcgaatcctttctgaggtttgattttttatctttttaagtagtaatagtaaaattacatatttaagtagccactcaaaaataaacttcaatgaACAATACAAACATTAGGAACAGTACGTGGCAAATATTTAACTGACTAGTCAAAATATCTTGacttatacaaaacaaacaaaaaaaaaatagcaccgctttaaaaaaaaaaacacattttcttaTATTGCAACACCCTTAACACTACACCTTAACTGGCAACACTAGACAGATcagaaaaaactgttttctttaaaaattcttaatCTTATATAGAAGAAGTTTAGTTAAAAtctacaattttctttattcaacgtttttttttttagaaaaatgacAATTCTTTTCCATCTTTTACTAAATAGAATTTTGTACTTGTAAATgccaaaacgtttttttttttctttcaataaaaaaagacatagGTTTAcctttcaaatattaataaatacatatttaataataatataattttaaaaacttttctttctTAGCAgatcattaaattttcaattaaaatatacgaaattcTTTGTCCGAAAAATCGacggtatttatttttaattttattatattccgaaagataattaaataaaaacaatttagttcTCCTATTTAATAGGTTTAGCACCgccatctttttttttctaaataaaaaataaacctatgtCCACCCATCACGTTTTTAACCTACATCACAATGCGCCGAACAATCACAGATATTTTACCGCCTTACCACTAAAAGTGCCAACACTGTCACTAAAAGTACCACAAAGTACCAAACACTGCCAAGGCTCTCTTCTAACGATGGTCTAGACAAAAATCGTTAATTGTCTATTAAATCTCATTACAATACTGTCAATGTTTGCAATAAGCAAAATGACAGTTTCAAATTGGCACTAAATTGACAGTATTGACACTTTTTCACTTCTAATTACCCGATTTCAAAAAAAgtgcttaaatatattttttaaataatgctaTTCTCTATCTGTAGATATAGCTTAAGATaattttgcccagcagtgggattgATGAGAATACTTTGTTATATCGCTACTTGACACCTTAAAGTGGTTAGATTGGCTCGCGAACTTTCATAgcaatcctactaatattataaacgcgaaagtttgtaagtatggttgtttgttcctctttcacgcaaaaaccactgaacggatttagacgaaacttggtacacaggtagtctataaccagaattaacacatagggtagtttttatcccgattttatgtttccgtgggacTGGAAACAGCTTGTTTCAGGCATTATATGGACCTGTCAAAGGTCCTTTCTTAGATCGGACAGCCTGAGTTGGACAGTAGCGACATTATTTTCATTaccataaaaattatatttaagcacGCATTAAGAAACCAGGTGTCGTCAACATTTTCACACTACCATcatccaaaacattttttttttataataataataattttaataaaattaccaaaaaacttcaaaactaGCTTTCATAGACTATGTTTAAAACGTTTTCATAATAAAAGATAATGACCGGCAACCATTGTTTAtggtattttaacaaaaaaaaatacctttaaatttCTGGTGATAAGTTTTAGACCAGAAGAAAATATATAGATATGGACAAAcgattaaactaattttaataaaactcgtTATTTTTGACTCAAGCTTGTTCAATCTAAACGGCCGAATAAGATTtgtcaaaaataacataatatactagctgtaacagtcgatgataaaaatgcagacaaaacacatttttttgcaacttttccgtattttatcaccgtttaaaccttccctggactttcacgaatatATCTAGACTAAACtaatccaaatcggttcagccgttctcgagttttagcgagactaacgaacagctataaatttttatacataaaaaaatatggatagagtaaaacggggtgaatagaagCTGTTCTGGGGTGGATAGAACCAGAGTTTTCACTAAAATTAAgacgtttaacaagacaaatataaagattatacgaaaattctcaagcatttcattaaataattgtgtttaagcatttttgtgtaagaaaaaattcatgaaacccccaaaaaatactattttctattcaccccttgcaactctattcaccccgatTTACGGTATTTATATTTCGATTTATGAAGAGACcgttttcaaatttcaaatatgtcTAAGCCTTTCCatcttattctttaaatttttaaacaattctttatattttcctgcatttaccttcatatttttgatttttatcaacATCTTTTGCTATAACCCAGGCATGTTTAACCATTTTCGTACTGCCGTGTACATTTACCTCTGGTCTACACTTCATCAGTCTAGCTAACAAAATGGCCGCCGGTCATTACACACATTACCCATCTAAGCAGGTTGCTGTCGTTGTTCCGTTTTGTTGGACTTCTTGGTTTCATCTTGACTTGTTACGTGAGACATTGTCATGTGGCGTCTGTTGAAGATAAATATATGAATGAGTAGACAAAAATAATaggtttttaaatgtcactccattaaaattttatcaaaaattcgGTCCagtttatagttgtaaattgaattgtcatcgggtttgaagctaccctgaacatttcagcctgctagattatagggaagtgcctcaaaattgagttgcaaaaatccaaccggaacatcaaacaaacaagaaagtgagtgtatataAAAACGAGGGAAAAATAAGGATGGATGTTGAATGGTGATGTTGTTGGTCTGTGATAGCTGGTGTTTAGGTCTTGAAAGGCATCGGTTAATTTTTTAGGAGCCCGGGATTGGGAGCTTGGTACTAGGTTCGATCGAGATGCCTGTTATTTATGACTGATTAAGGATGGATTTATCAtctttgtgttttttataaagtCTCCTTCACTAATGAATTAAATCTTTGTgccggagggtttcacaaatatacaaatcacatgcacaaggacactcaaactcagaacaagcattagtggatcacacaaatatttgtcctacgaggggatcgaactcgcaacaCCTCGAGcccagtaggtttggcgtgatgacctcaaccactcagctatccgtgcagtcataggGCAAAGGGGTTGGCTTTTTATCTGACCACTAAGTTCTTATAGATAGCGACTGACCTCAGCCCCCGCTCGCCTCTAAACGACAGGCTACAGAGGTCACAGTTCCTCCACTCCTGCCTCTCTTGCTTGAGGTCAAGAGGCTGAGCCTTGCCCTCAATGTCACGGACCTTCTTCACAGGAGTCGTTTCTTGGATAGCAGGGGTCGCCTTCTTATCGGCCTGTAGTTTCGGTTTTAAATCTGGAAGTATAGGAAAATGGTGTTTAATAATTACGAATTGACATTAATTTTGCCAAATTTTGTACCGTCTCTGTACAGGATAATACTTTTGCCTAGCATTGGGTTTTTTATAGGTTGGTATTATTTTGTGAAGATATATAATACTCAACATGACAAGTTAGTTTTGTTATGAGTTAGAAAaagactcccgcagtaaggactttaatccttgtgtcgcgtagttccacaaacattcaagtcacatgcacaaagacacccgacaagcattcgtggcacacaaaaatacttgtcttaagcggggatcgaacccgacaCAAGCCGCGGCAGCTGGTTTCTACTTTCTGTACTATTTTACAATTCTACCTACGCATGATCTTAGATTACCAtttttcatcatcggcctagccttttcccaactatgttggggtcagctaccagtttaaccggattcagctaagtaccagtgttttacaaggagcagctgtatatctgacctcctcaacacagttactgacaacacgataccccttggttagactggttgtcagactttctagcttctgactacctgtaacgactgtcaaataagTAGGAATAACAcgcgggacccacaatttaacgtaccttccgaaacacggaggaactcattatgacaacgatggtcacccatctacggaccaaccgcgtcaagtgtagcttaacctgtgatcgattcacttatgcggttatagcttagccacgagctcatATGTTACCAACCTCtagtaataataacaatattaggGACGCCCATGACGTTGTCCGGTGACTCGGTGTTGCCACACTTGTCGACCTCCACTATTCGGCTGAGCGGCAAAGCCTCGTCGCTTGAACCCTCTGAATCGCTGCGGGGACACTTGGACTGGCGTTTCTTTACTCGTTTCCTGAAtctgtaataataattagttataaACATTTTGGAGTTTACACAACTATGTGGTGGTCGGCTTGAAATCAAACCGGATGCAGTGagctagtgttttacaaggagcgactgaaaATAGGTACTCCTTAACAGAGCTACTTAATTTCCACTCATTTTCTACCTGATCTGTTGACTgataatactatttttatactaGTTCTTGCTTGCAGCTTCGCCCACCTGAATATCAGTGATGTGGGCAAAAAACTAcgtcccgcagcgcatcgcgtcatagccgacaCTCATGATtcgttgaaattcgttctttgctgcagttgcatgcacctcaagacgacgagtacgcacaattgattggcgtttcattttacgatgcgcaaagcgatccaaATTCTTCCTCTGAGTACTCAAGATCcatgccggtaactatacatGACTGTATTTTGCCAAAATATACGAAAAGTAAACTAAAGACCCTATCTTCCCCCTTTCGCCCCTCCCCCCACTTACCGTTTCCTCGGCCTCTTATAAACCTGCGCCCGTTTAACTTTCTcctcattattattaatgttgatGTACTTCTCACAGGTCAGCGTCGGCTTCTCAGCCTCCGAGCTACTTGATAGTGAGTCGCTCTTGTCACACGCGAACAGGTCCGTCTCGTTGCTGAGGTCGTTACTGTCTATTTGGTCACTGTAATATAAAATCGAAATACTGTTTGAACATATTATACCTTAAATCAAAAACAGCCTACGAAAGAATAACAGGATGCAGGCATATATCAGTTGTTTCAATTGAATGCCTATGCCTACCAAATAATAAGAAAGATAGCtagtagattaaagttctcaacaaggcccctgcatgttggacctgtgtccctgTGCTGCGGGGACCGcttctcttcccatgaagttaacccgtgacaGAAAAGAGATAGCAAAATGGTACAAACTCCATCACATTTCATGTATCatagtagcccagttcatgtatccaatgactagaacacgttcatgataataaaataggtatttatgagatttgaataaatttaaaatgcaatttttattcaatattatgatgcaattcgtagttttctagaaacacagctctgtgcTGAGCGCAGTCCGAGCCTTTTAataatggtgaggggcgcgggcggcggcgtttttatcatttttaagagtatattttagatttctcttgtttaatgtttcttcgtacttattatcttagttgacgataaaaaaaaaaaatcgcgcctaggggtattttacgtcggatacataaactgggctccttttgtaagacgactaaaaaatcaccgtgtattatgGTTATAACAAAATACACACACCCTATACACTTAAATTTATTATGGAAATTATAAATTGACATATTGATCATGCTGCTGGGGAGTATGTTACAACTTTTCTTGTCTATTTCTTAAAAGGCCTTCGAAGCAGTGTAGGTTTGGTGAAACTGGGTGCTGCCCTGTagtttgaccttcaaaaagtgctacttctCTTTTAATTCATGAGCAGAGACCTGGTCTTTTGAGGTGTACACAGGTCACAacacacaggtccaacatgcgaaggccttgttgagaactaaTCATATGTGGAATCTACCAGAGTAAGTAAGTATTCTATCCCTGCTTTTTAGAAGAACAGACATGACTAGCCcttgttattcttacatctttgacagtcgttacaggtagtcagaagcttgaaaagtctgacaaccagtctaaccaagaggtatcgtgtcgcccaggtaactgggttgaggaggtcagataggcagtcgctccttgtaaaacactggtacttagctgaatctggttagactggtagccgaccccaacaaagttggaaaaggctaggccgatgatgatgatgagacaTGGATGGCCCATACTACCgtaatttgtataaataccAACCAgtttgtacatcaaccataccactaagaagaaaaaaattgtctttaatttttaattacatttttgcatACTTTTTGATATTCGAAGAATTATTCTATACAGCAAAATTTTGTGTGTTTGGTTCATGTTCACATAATTAccaagttcttttttaaattaaatttgtcatACTAAACAttaatgcataaaatatattttacgataatattttttctagaatTTTATAACATACTAAAACCTAGATTGTTAAATGTAGtgaaattttataacataaccttttaaaaagaaaaaaaatacaaaatgaaattaaattgttttttatttgaaaataacagttaaaaatatttctacattactattaaacatgtaaaataaatatataagaacaagaaaaacatatttttgccTAATTTACAAACTTTCTTGGATTTTTCAAGGCCATTCCGATGAAGAGTAACAAACACCAATTATTTGAAGTAATATCCTCAAAAATGGTAtaagatatatttctatagaattaaataatgtatttctatccatttttaatagttatagcataaataattacaaattagaaaaaataataggcATAGACAAGTTACCTGTGTTCTGAGAGTTCACTCTGCGTGGCTGTTTCCagtttctttatttgaaatgttatatttatccTTTTGTATATCTCTTCCGTAATATTTCGACATTTTTCGTACTTTGAATCAAGGCGGTCGTCTCTCATCGACCAAACATCTTTCTTCTCCTCCAGAGCTGACATTTTGATGTCTATCACAACTTACAAGATTCCTATTGGATAATTAATGGAGTCTTCTTGTTCCTTATACCTTTTAGACGGTTTTCACAACGAATATTGAGCAACACAGCCATATTTGTGACGGCAAAcggataaaattatattacgaaATGTTCAATCACTGTTGCCTATGCATTCAAGATAAAATAAGCTTGTCTGACCACTTTTCCCACTTGTTTCTaacaaagaacaataaaaacacgCCTTATTCGCTTTCCAAATGAGTTTTCCACACCCATTTCACGAGAAAACACGGAGAAATAGCTGTATCCCAAACAAAGGACTTTATATCAACAGTTTTACGACTCCATAAACCCGTCACAAGCACagatatttgcaattaaattactCTGGACATGAAATAAGCTCTAAGACTAGATAAAATTATGGTTGTTACTATCAACGTagtattataacaataattaaacaaataacaataaaaataaaaactaagtcaGCCTTCcggcttttttttatttcttgacgTTTTTAATATAGTGTTGCTGCTCGTTTGATTAATTgcacataattttaatataatttttcccATAGacaagcttatttttatttggaacaATGAGATCATGAGCGTGAGGAAAGTAGAAATTTGTGTTACGGCAACACCGGTGATATCATTCAAGGACTTCGTTCAGAATCGAAtggtaatattttagtttttagagaTATCTTAAATTAATGGTTACGaactcttttaaaatatttggatacattaaattatgaatagCGCTACCTTCATTTGCTCAAAATGTAGTACAAGAGATGAAAGCAACACAATAGTATCACACGCTTTACTGTAAAAAGGACAGATTGTTACAAACCGAATTCAacgaattattataatttcatctaGATTGGAAGCTTAAACCGCTTAAATTTGATATCTTCATTAAATATCAAGAATAATAATTGGGACTTAGAAATTTATTTCGGACCCAGCAGCACAAAACTATGTATTTCTGAACGAAACCCTTTTTTCCACATTCATAAATGTTTTCCCGCCAAACCTCATCAAACAACATGTTTGACATTTGATAAGATTGTTTCTTGACTTTttcaacaatatattattacagcGAGATTTACCAAGCGATATTGCTGATAACAGCATTTTAATATGCAACTTGATAGTGACGCTTCGTTCGGTTTTAAATAAGTGGTCGTAATGGTGATCAAGTGAAAGTTTCAACATGGCTCCGAAGAAAAGTGGTAAAAATAGGCTTGTGGCCAAAGTTGTGACTGGAAAGAAACTTCCGTGTAGTTTTTGTCATCGTGATGTGGATGACGAGATAACGTACGGCAAGCTGTATGCAATCGGAGACATACAATgccattatttttgtgttgtgagtccatttcttaataattaaaattttcgtgtttttgtagatatttttcacTTACAGCGtatgattttgttatatttggtAGCATTTCTGACCATCAGTGTTATTTTGAGATGGTTTACTTAACTGTAAAAcctattatttgtaaaatatcgttttaaatCGCTCAATATTCAAACATctactttaattgtttttttttttaccgccAAGATCGAACTGGCATGACttagtttaaaacatgtttttacaaCAGAATATACCATGTGTTAAAATAGAGACcagtcatatttttaatagcatttctgttaattgcaataaagtaaaattaattaatttcagtaaactgatcaattaaaaaataatactgtacCAATACTAAGATATTATTTGATActtcttcagtttttttttattaaataactttatttttgttcatgtTGAGGATAACAGTTATAAGATCAGTTAGCTGTAAGACCAGTCTGAttgaaaacagtttaaatttgtttaaaagcgtctctaacaaacaataaattaa is a window from the Trichoplusia ni isolate ovarian cell line Hi5 chromosome 3, tn1, whole genome shotgun sequence genome containing:
- the LOC113509012 gene encoding uncharacterized protein LOC113509012, which codes for MSALEEKKDVWSMRDDRLDSKYEKCRNITEEIYKRINITFQIKKLETATQSELSEHSDQIDSNDLSNETDLFACDKSDSLSSSSEAEKPTLTCEKYININNNEEKVKRAQVYKRPRKRFRKRVKKRQSKCPRSDSEGSSDEALPLSRIVEVDKCGNTESPDNVMGVPNIVIITRDLKPKLQADKKATPAIQETTPVKKVRDIEGKAQPLDLKQERQEWRNCDLCSLSFRGERGLRRHMTMSHVTSQDETKKSNKTEQRQQPA